In one Dehalogenimonas formicexedens genomic region, the following are encoded:
- a CDS encoding dihydroorotate dehydrogenase electron transfer subunit codes for MANNRPYLGIASILSNEPVMPGVFRLRLQCDEIAAKAQPGQFVMLKCGDRLLLRRPISISEANPPSGQIGLLIANIGKGTDWLSGRKPGEELDIIGPLGNGFVIGDKAENLLLIGGGMGIAPLNFLATRAATLGKRVTLVLGARTGELLCPSTYLPEVNECVFCTEDASVGIKGRVTDCPDAHIEAADQIFTCGPLPMYRALMKDARFKSKPMQVSLEVRMACGIGLCYGCTIKTESGLKQVCEDGPVFEAHDILWEELADL; via the coding sequence GTGGCAAACAATAGACCATACCTTGGTATCGCCAGCATCCTGTCAAATGAACCGGTCATGCCCGGAGTTTTCCGGCTGAGACTACAATGCGACGAAATCGCCGCAAAGGCCCAACCCGGCCAGTTCGTCATGCTGAAGTGCGGCGATCGTCTGCTGCTTCGCCGCCCGATCAGCATCAGCGAGGCTAACCCTCCCAGCGGCCAGATCGGTCTCTTGATCGCCAATATTGGAAAAGGCACAGACTGGTTGTCGGGACGAAAGCCTGGCGAGGAATTGGATATCATAGGGCCACTGGGCAACGGTTTCGTCATCGGCGACAAGGCTGAAAACCTGCTCTTGATCGGCGGCGGCATGGGTATCGCCCCGCTTAATTTCCTGGCAACAAGGGCCGCCACACTCGGAAAAAGGGTCACTTTAGTATTAGGCGCCCGAACCGGCGAGCTCCTTTGCCCGTCGACGTATCTCCCTGAAGTCAACGAGTGTGTCTTCTGCACCGAAGATGCCTCAGTGGGCATCAAAGGCCGGGTCACCGACTGCCCGGACGCCCATATCGAAGCCGCCGACCAGATCTTCACCTGCGGTCCGCTGCCCATGTACCGCGCCCTGATGAAAGACGCCCGATTCAAGTCCAAGCCGATGCAGGTATCGCTGGAAGTCCGAATGGCCTGCGGAATCGGGCTTTGCTACGGCTGCACCATTAAGACGGAGAGCGGACTCAAACAGGTCTGTGAAGACGGTCCCGTGTTCGAAGCGCACGATATCCTGTGGGAAGAACTGGCGGACTTATAG
- a CDS encoding NAD(P)/FAD-dependent oxidoreductase, with protein sequence MINPSNKAGVIVIGGGAAGLIAAGRAAELGAQVTLLERMEAPGKKLLITGKGRCNITNTAPLKEFLTAFGPNGRFLHGAFHRFFRDELLELFRQKGVETENERGGRVFPVSDNAADVVNALVSYGESHGVEIRPNSRVITIERDCDAVTGVRLESCEIIPAGAVILAAGGASYPATGSAGDGFNLAEALGHKINPLYPGLVPLVLKEISFAIACQGVALKNIRLTAFGCDKGSIPKMTIEHDYGRGTGYEKPAKPIIESRFGEMLFTHFGIGGPITLLMSQAVARALDSGPVSISIDLKPALSNKELDARLQREFAASPKRQLPAILRELLPEKMVEVMAGMSGIPLGRTASNFTVEDRRALVSLLKNLTFEVRSTLPLGAAMVTAGGVELSEVDPKTMASKLVPGLYLAGEVLDLDADTGGYNLQAAFSTGWVAGESAAKFLGAREPKTS encoded by the coding sequence ATGATTAATCCTTCGAATAAAGCCGGCGTCATCGTTATAGGCGGGGGAGCCGCCGGACTGATAGCCGCGGGCCGGGCGGCTGAACTTGGCGCCCAAGTTACCCTCCTCGAAAGAATGGAAGCTCCCGGCAAGAAACTCCTCATCACCGGCAAAGGTCGCTGTAATATCACCAACACCGCTCCTCTCAAGGAATTCCTGACCGCGTTCGGACCCAACGGCAGGTTCCTCCACGGCGCCTTCCATAGATTTTTCAGGGATGAACTGCTGGAACTTTTCAGGCAGAAAGGCGTCGAAACCGAGAATGAGCGGGGCGGCCGGGTCTTTCCCGTTTCCGACAACGCTGCCGACGTAGTTAACGCGCTGGTGTCTTACGGCGAGAGCCACGGGGTAGAAATCAGGCCGAATAGCCGCGTTATTACCATTGAGCGCGATTGCGACGCCGTCACCGGGGTTCGTCTCGAATCTTGTGAGATAATTCCCGCCGGCGCCGTGATACTGGCCGCTGGGGGTGCCTCTTACCCCGCCACGGGATCCGCCGGCGACGGCTTCAACCTCGCCGAAGCACTCGGCCACAAGATCAATCCACTCTATCCAGGCCTGGTGCCGCTGGTTCTAAAAGAGATCAGTTTCGCTATCGCCTGCCAGGGTGTCGCCCTGAAGAACATCCGCCTTACCGCCTTCGGGTGTGATAAAGGTTCCATCCCGAAGATGACCATCGAGCATGATTACGGCCGCGGCACGGGTTATGAAAAACCCGCGAAACCGATCATCGAGAGCCGCTTTGGCGAGATGCTGTTCACCCATTTCGGAATCGGCGGACCGATAACGCTGCTGATGAGCCAGGCGGTAGCGCGGGCTCTGGATTCCGGACCGGTATCAATCAGCATCGACCTCAAACCGGCACTTTCAAACAAAGAACTCGATGCGCGCTTGCAGCGGGAGTTTGCCGCTTCTCCGAAGCGCCAACTTCCGGCAATCCTGCGGGAATTGTTGCCTGAAAAAATGGTGGAGGTTATGGCGGGAATGTCAGGGATCCCGTTAGGCAGGACCGCCTCAAATTTTACCGTCGAAGATCGACGTGCCCTGGTCAGCCTCCTCAAAAACCTGACTTTCGAAGTAAGGAGTACCCTGCCTCTGGGTGCGGCCATGGTCACGGCCGGCGGCGTCGAACTTAGCGAAGTCGATCCGAAAACAATGGCTTCTAAGCTGGTGCCGGGTCTTTACCTGGCTGGCGAGGTATTGGATTTAGACGCCGATACCGGCGGCTATAATCTCCAGGCCGCGTTTTCGACCGGCTGGGTAGCGGGTGAATCTGCCGCTAAATTCCTCGGCGCCAGGGAGCCCAAAACATCCTGA
- the pfkA gene encoding 6-phosphofructokinase, whose product MKKIAVLTSGGDAPGMNAAIRAVVRLGIASGLEVIGTNNGYSGLIAGEFRPLGARDVSGIIQSGGTILGSSRSAEFETESGRQKALDNLVKSGIEALVVIGGNGSQTGAHLLNEMGFPVVGIASTIDNDLYGTDQSIGVDTALNIVLEAIDRIKVTATSHHRAHIVETMGRSHGYLALTAGICGGAEFIVIPEVEVEPKQIAQVIEETYARGKSHCLIVVAEGAYWNATRLQEHFKENASLGFSIRTTILGHVQRGGAPTAFDRMLGTRIGVAAVKELVSGRAGSLLGLACGEIAATPYADVVTNLKKLDLSVLDTAEKLAR is encoded by the coding sequence TTGAAGAAGATAGCCGTTCTCACCAGCGGCGGTGACGCACCGGGGATGAACGCGGCGATTAGAGCCGTCGTCAGGCTTGGCATCGCTTCCGGTTTAGAGGTTATAGGCACCAATAACGGCTATAGCGGACTCATTGCTGGAGAGTTCCGGCCTCTTGGCGCGCGCGATGTCTCCGGAATCATCCAATCAGGGGGCACCATCCTGGGCTCCAGCCGCTCTGCCGAATTCGAAACTGAGTCCGGAAGACAAAAAGCCCTCGATAATCTTGTCAAATCAGGGATCGAGGCATTGGTCGTCATCGGCGGCAACGGTTCCCAGACCGGCGCTCATCTTCTTAACGAGATGGGCTTCCCGGTTGTTGGAATTGCTTCGACCATCGATAATGATCTGTATGGCACGGATCAGAGCATTGGGGTCGACACGGCGCTAAATATCGTGTTGGAAGCTATTGACCGCATCAAAGTCACGGCCACATCTCACCATCGAGCCCATATCGTGGAGACGATGGGAAGGAGCCACGGCTACCTGGCTTTGACCGCCGGTATCTGCGGGGGAGCGGAATTCATTGTTATCCCCGAGGTAGAGGTTGAACCCAAACAGATCGCCCAGGTCATCGAAGAGACTTATGCGCGTGGTAAATCTCATTGCCTGATTGTCGTTGCCGAAGGCGCCTACTGGAACGCAACAAGGCTCCAGGAACACTTCAAAGAGAATGCCAGCCTGGGATTTTCAATCCGAACGACCATCCTGGGCCACGTCCAACGCGGCGGGGCGCCCACTGCCTTTGACCGGATGCTCGGTACCCGCATTGGTGTGGCGGCCGTCAAAGAACTTGTATCTGGCCGCGCGGGCTCGCTGCTCGGTTTGGCTTGCGGGGAAATCGCCGCGACCCCGTACGCGGACGTCGTAACCAACCTCAAAAAACTTGATCTCTCCGTCCTCGATACGGCGGAAAAACTCGCGCGATAA
- a CDS encoding ornithine cyclodeaminase family protein codes for MSTLLLTRHDVLALITIPETLRAVEQAFTDYALGKAVMPSKAYLTLASGDFRAMPASVPGAAGLKWVNVHPQNNKRGLPTVMAIVVYSDPDTGYPLAILDATELTAYRTGAAGAIASKYLARKDARSLGLIGTGKQAQTQLLAHAEFFNFDEILVFDRSLESATLFKSLFPHFPVKIVTLKEACGADIVCTLTPTRSPFLKLAWLKPGAHVNAIGADAPGKEELEPEVLEIAKVVVDDIEQSTHAGELNVPVSNGSFSPAKIYATLGELTSGKKVGRADPKDITVFDSTGLAIQDIATARVIYSKALENRSGLNFDFIQRENSF; via the coding sequence ATGTCTACTTTGCTCCTCACCCGGCATGACGTTCTGGCACTGATCACCATCCCGGAAACATTGAGAGCCGTCGAACAGGCGTTTACAGATTATGCCCTGGGCAAGGCAGTAATGCCCTCAAAGGCTTATCTGACTTTAGCTTCGGGCGATTTCCGGGCGATGCCGGCATCCGTGCCGGGCGCGGCCGGCCTGAAATGGGTCAACGTGCATCCCCAGAACAATAAACGCGGATTGCCGACGGTCATGGCGATCGTTGTTTATTCTGATCCGGATACCGGTTACCCGTTGGCGATCCTGGACGCCACCGAACTCACCGCTTACCGGACCGGGGCGGCTGGCGCCATTGCCAGTAAATACCTGGCCCGGAAGGATGCCAGATCGCTGGGGCTCATCGGCACTGGCAAGCAAGCACAAACGCAACTGCTGGCCCATGCCGAATTTTTCAATTTTGACGAGATACTGGTCTTCGACCGCTCGCTTGAATCAGCAACACTATTCAAATCGCTGTTCCCCCATTTTCCCGTCAAGATCGTGACCCTTAAAGAGGCTTGCGGCGCCGACATCGTCTGTACCCTGACGCCGACGCGAAGCCCTTTCCTCAAACTCGCATGGCTCAAGCCGGGGGCGCATGTCAATGCCATCGGCGCTGACGCGCCTGGTAAAGAGGAATTGGAACCTGAGGTGCTGGAGATTGCCAAAGTGGTCGTCGACGACATTGAACAATCAACCCACGCCGGGGAGCTTAATGTTCCGGTTTCAAACGGGTCATTCAGCCCAGCGAAAATTTACGCCACCCTGGGCGAGCTGACGTCTGGGAAAAAGGTGGGGCGCGCCGACCCGAAAGATATTACCGTTTTCGACTCAACCGGGCTGGCGATCCAGGACATCGCAACCGCTCGCGTGATCTACTCCAAGGCCCTGGAAAATCGAAGCGGGCTGAATTTTGACTTCATTCAACGTGAAAACAGTTTTTGA
- the carB gene encoding carbamoyl-phosphate synthase large subunit, with product MPVKPSKVLIIGSGPIVIGQAAEFDYAGTQACKAMREEGVTSVLVNSNPATIMTDEEIADIVYIEPLTVESVSRIIERERPDGLLPTLGGQTGLNLAVDLADSGVLEKYDVRVLGTPIDTIRKAEDRELFKRLLLSIGEHVPPSETVTTLDEAKKVAEKLGLPLIIRPAYTLGGTGGGIATDMDEFEEIAAGGIAASPIHQILVEKSIAGWKEIEYEVMRDAANNCITVCNMENFDPVGVHTGDSIVIAPSQTLTNKEYQMLRTASINIIRALGIEGGCNIQYGLDPYSDTYYVIEVNPRVSRSSALASKATGYPIARVAAKIATGKTLDQIPNAVTGKTMASFEPALDYVVVKIPRWPFDKFATGDRIINTQMKATGEVMAIDRTFEAALQKAVRSLEFGKKSILWEDPSWVLNGDISSYPLKPTDLRLWAILAALRRGISPRQIFEVTRIDLWFLNKLLNIIAMEKRLLSETLNPDLLYEAKRLGFGDEQIGTLGDRLPEQVRELRKQWRILPTYKMVDTCAAEFDAETPYFYSTYESENEAVPVNCDKALVIGSGPIRIGQGIEFDYCSVHAAMSLSKAGYQSIMANSNPETVSTDFDTSNRLYFEPLDNESVRDILDNENSGCSRPTPSICQFGGQTAINLAYPLTRTGNPIIGSSAETIDLAEDRRRFEAFLSELDIPQAPGAGVTTLDEGLNVANLIGYPVLVRPSYVLGGRAMEIVYDATELVRFMKLAMELQTGHPVLIDKYLMGKECEVDAIADGERVLIPGIMEHIERAGVHSGDSMAVYPGLGLTAEETETIVDYTSRIGLALNVRGLMNVQFVIMRSEGQSKVYILEVNPRGSRTVPFLSKVTGVPMVDVAVNVMLGKSLKDQGYEGGLWPAKPLVAVKAPVFSMSKLIGVDTYLGPEMKSTGEVMGIDHDLKGALIKALIAAGLALPAEGSILLSIADRDKAEALPLIRKLHGIGYGLYATEGTAAMIEVAGMPVKKISKKLSEGHPNIVDMIRLEIVSGVINTSTGGRVPLRDGFHIRRAAAEKRVPCFTSLDTARVAIDALADRSYNYNIKSMPEYRSGKQ from the coding sequence ATGCCCGTTAAACCTTCTAAAGTCTTGATCATCGGGTCCGGTCCGATCGTCATCGGTCAGGCGGCGGAATTCGACTACGCCGGTACGCAAGCTTGCAAAGCCATGCGCGAGGAGGGGGTGACCAGCGTCCTGGTCAATTCCAACCCGGCCACTATCATGACCGACGAAGAGATCGCCGACATTGTCTACATCGAACCCCTGACCGTGGAATCGGTCTCCCGAATCATAGAACGAGAGCGCCCGGATGGTCTGCTGCCGACGCTGGGCGGTCAGACAGGCCTCAATCTCGCAGTGGACCTTGCCGATTCCGGAGTGCTGGAAAAATACGATGTCCGCGTCCTGGGCACTCCTATCGACACCATCCGTAAGGCCGAAGACCGGGAACTCTTCAAGAGACTTTTGCTGTCAATCGGCGAGCACGTTCCGCCGTCCGAGACGGTTACTACCCTGGATGAGGCAAAGAAAGTTGCCGAAAAACTGGGGTTGCCCCTCATCATACGTCCCGCCTACACCCTCGGCGGCACCGGCGGCGGCATCGCCACCGACATGGATGAATTCGAGGAAATCGCCGCGGGCGGTATTGCCGCCTCGCCGATCCACCAGATCCTGGTCGAGAAATCGATCGCCGGCTGGAAAGAAATTGAATATGAGGTGATGCGGGACGCGGCCAACAACTGCATCACCGTCTGTAACATGGAGAACTTCGACCCGGTCGGCGTCCACACCGGGGACTCCATCGTCATAGCGCCGTCACAAACCTTGACCAACAAGGAATACCAGATGCTCAGGACGGCATCGATAAATATCATCCGCGCCCTAGGCATCGAGGGTGGCTGCAATATCCAATACGGCCTGGACCCATACAGCGACACCTACTATGTAATCGAAGTCAATCCCCGCGTCAGCCGGTCTTCCGCTTTGGCGTCAAAGGCGACCGGATATCCGATCGCCAGGGTGGCGGCCAAGATAGCGACCGGCAAAACGCTCGACCAGATACCCAATGCCGTTACCGGAAAAACCATGGCCTCATTCGAGCCGGCTCTGGATTACGTGGTGGTCAAGATACCGCGCTGGCCGTTCGATAAGTTTGCCACCGGCGACAGGATCATCAATACCCAGATGAAAGCCACCGGCGAAGTCATGGCTATCGACAGAACTTTTGAGGCGGCGCTGCAAAAAGCGGTGCGTTCACTGGAATTCGGTAAGAAATCGATCCTATGGGAAGACCCATCCTGGGTGCTAAACGGCGATATCTCGAGCTATCCCCTGAAGCCGACCGACCTGCGGCTTTGGGCGATTTTGGCTGCCTTGCGGCGGGGCATCTCCCCGCGGCAGATCTTTGAAGTCACCAGGATAGACCTGTGGTTCCTGAACAAGCTGCTTAACATTATCGCGATGGAAAAGCGCCTGCTGTCGGAAACATTGAACCCGGACCTGTTGTACGAAGCTAAGCGGCTCGGATTCGGCGATGAACAAATCGGCACCCTGGGCGACAGGTTGCCCGAACAGGTCCGTGAACTGCGCAAACAATGGCGAATCCTGCCGACCTACAAGATGGTTGACACCTGCGCCGCCGAGTTCGACGCTGAGACGCCATATTTCTATTCGACCTATGAGTCGGAAAATGAGGCAGTCCCTGTAAACTGCGATAAAGCCCTGGTTATCGGTTCCGGCCCGATCCGCATAGGACAGGGCATTGAGTTCGATTATTGCTCCGTCCACGCCGCCATGTCGCTGTCCAAGGCCGGTTACCAGTCCATCATGGCAAACTCCAATCCTGAGACGGTGTCCACCGATTTCGATACGTCCAACCGATTGTACTTCGAGCCGCTTGATAACGAGAGCGTCCGGGATATCCTGGACAACGAAAACTCAGGTTGCTCCCGTCCTACGCCCTCGATCTGCCAGTTCGGGGGTCAGACGGCGATCAACCTTGCTTACCCGCTGACACGCACTGGAAACCCCATCATCGGCTCGTCGGCAGAGACTATCGACCTGGCAGAAGACCGGCGCCGTTTCGAGGCTTTCCTTTCCGAATTGGATATCCCGCAGGCTCCCGGCGCCGGGGTGACCACGCTCGACGAGGGCCTGAATGTCGCCAACCTGATCGGATATCCTGTGCTGGTGCGACCCAGCTACGTCCTGGGCGGCCGGGCCATGGAAATTGTCTACGATGCTACGGAGTTGGTCCGCTTCATGAAATTGGCGATGGAGTTGCAGACCGGACACCCGGTGCTTATTGATAAATATCTCATGGGGAAAGAATGCGAAGTCGACGCCATCGCCGATGGGGAGCGCGTCCTCATCCCCGGCATCATGGAGCACATTGAACGCGCCGGCGTCCATTCCGGGGATTCCATGGCTGTTTATCCCGGACTTGGGCTGACGGCCGAGGAAACCGAGACCATTGTCGATTACACCAGCCGTATCGGTCTGGCGCTGAACGTCCGCGGCTTGATGAACGTCCAGTTTGTCATCATGCGCTCCGAGGGCCAGAGCAAGGTATATATCCTGGAGGTTAATCCCAGGGGTTCCCGTACTGTTCCGTTCTTGTCCAAGGTCACCGGCGTCCCGATGGTTGATGTCGCGGTTAACGTTATGCTGGGCAAAAGCCTCAAAGATCAAGGCTACGAGGGCGGTCTTTGGCCGGCTAAGCCGCTGGTGGCTGTCAAAGCCCCGGTATTCTCCATGTCCAAGCTGATCGGCGTTGATACCTATCTTGGGCCGGAAATGAAGTCGACCGGCGAGGTCATGGGTATTGATCATGACCTCAAAGGCGCCTTGATCAAAGCACTGATTGCGGCTGGTCTGGCATTGCCTGCCGAAGGCAGCATCCTGCTCTCGATTGCGGACCGGGATAAAGCCGAGGCGCTGCCGCTTATCCGCAAGTTGCATGGCATCGGCTACGGCCTCTATGCCACCGAAGGTACGGCGGCGATGATCGAGGTCGCCGGGATGCCTGTGAAAAAGATCTCGAAAAAACTGTCCGAAGGCCATCCAAATATCGTAGATATGATCCGCCTCGAGATTGTATCGGGGGTTATCAACACCTCAACCGGCGGCAGGGTACCGCTTCGGGATGGTTTCCATATCAGGCGCGCGGCCGCCGAAAAACGTGTCCCATGCTTCACATCCCTGGATACCGCGCGGGTAGCCATCGACGCGTTGGCCGATAGGAGCTACAATTACAATATCAAATCCATGCCGGAATACCGCAGTGGCAAACAATAG